A window from Citrus sinensis cultivar Valencia sweet orange chromosome 3, DVS_A1.0, whole genome shotgun sequence encodes these proteins:
- the LOC102624499 gene encoding uncharacterized protein LOC102624499 codes for MIVAEWLRFAPHPAHSSLIPSPTQSLRLAPPPILFTRNNDNDNNHANHLLLLLLFFSNSLLCAPHPPTMPTPSTKRVPPPCWTTDETLALINAYGARWLSLNRGNLRTSDWDAVSSAVSESTPGASKSSIQCRHKIEKLRKRYRSEKQRSLSFPGRFVSSWDLFPLLDSMNFGSSSAPGLGNQSRELVDQKVVDVTEFRVKTRNDKSLMSKYGNIDVDFNPDFALRSGLMGNYENIDFGDDFGGLDSRAKDYLKVNGDFGVGFGMKMGVDDTYFVTPQGFRLKSYENIDDGKSCPRLDFNHGVDGFPVRTFGDRISVPPPGFKAENFVSVEANFKPNAYYDDHADYVVAKGSGSEFYAKSLGDGDFVPVGTRLKNYGRVNGNWNATVDLRGMNVHDSSSRLRFGKKNGDGGVKRDLDPFEELVSSITLLTEKFVKVEKMKMEMARETQKMRMEMEKKHNQMILESQRHIFDSFVSGLLENKRKKKVKVYGASPKTT; via the coding sequence ATGATCGTGGCGGAGTGGTTGCGCTTCGCACCCCACCCGGCGCATTCTAGCCTCATTCCCTCTCCCACTCAGTCGTTGCGCTTGGCGCCCCCACCCATCCTTTTTACTCGAAATAATGATAACGACAACAACCACGCAAAtcacctcctcctcctcctcctcttctTCTCCAACTCCTTACTTTGCGCACCACACCCTCCTACCATGCCAACCCCTTCGACTAAGCGGGTCCCACCGCCTTGCTGGACCACCGACGAAACCCTAGCCCTCATCAACGCCTACGGTGCCAGGTGGCTCTCTCTCAATCGTGGCAACCTCCGCACCTCCGACTGGGATGCCGTCTCCTCCGCCGTCTCCGAATCCACCCCCGGGGCTTCTAAGTCCTCCATTCAGTGCCGTCATAAGATCGAGAAACTGCGGAAACGGTATCGTTCCGAGAAACAGCGCTCTCTGTCGTTTCCAGGTCGATTTGTTTCTTCTTGGGACCTTTTTCCTTTATTGGATTCTATGAATTTTGGGTCCTCGTCTGCCCCCGGGCTTGGTAATCAGAGTCGTGAACTTGTTGATCAGAAAGTTGTGGATGTTACTGAGTTTCGAGTAAAAACTAGGAATGATAAGAGTTTAATGAGTAAATATGGGAATATTGACGTTGATTTCAATCCAGATTTTGCTTTAAGAAGTGGGTTAATGGGGAATTACGAGAATATTGATTTTGGTGACGATTTTGGAGGTTTAGATTCTAGGGCAAAGGATTATTTGAAGGTTAATGGTGATTTTGGAGTTGGGTTTGGCATGAAAATGGGAGTTGATGATACATATTTTGTAACGCCTCAAGGGTTTCGATTGAAGAGTTATGAGAATATTGATGATGGAAAATCATGTCCTAGACTTGATTTTAATCATGGTGTTGATGGGTTTCCTGTGAGAACCTTTGGTGATAGGATTTCTGTGCCACCACCGGGGTTTAAGGCAGAGAATTTTGTCAGTGTTGAGGCGAATTTTAAACCTAATGCATACTATGATGACCATGCTGATTATGTGGTTGCTAAAGGTAGTGGAAGTGAGTTTTATGCTAAATCCCTTGGTGATGGCGATTTTGTGCCGGTGGGAACTAGATTGAAGAATTATGGGAGGGTCAATGGAAATTGGAATGCTACTGTTGATCTTCGGGGTATGAATGTGCATGATTCTTCTTCAAGATTGAGGTTTGGGAAGAAGAATGGTGATGGTGGGGTTAAGAGAGATTTGGATCCTTTTGAGGAGTTGGTTTCATCAATTACATTGTTAACAGAAAAGTTTGTTAAGGtggagaagatgaagatggaaATGGCAAGGGAGACTCAGAAAATGCGAATGGAGATGGAGAAAAAGCATAACCAGATGATATTGGAGTCACAGCGACATATTTTCGATTCTTTTGTGTCGGGGCTACTGGAGAacaagaggaagaagaaggtGAAGGTTTATGGAGCGTCGCCTAAAACAACTTGA
- the LOC102614253 gene encoding cationic amino acid transporter 6, chloroplastic-like gives MESKANQTKTNMATNVDQSPIATNIFFTKYLQSLTQTPHRLRKRMLATWTPDQELNRVRLRSGADMKRKLMWYDLVALGVGGMLGVGVFVTTGPVALQISGPSVFISYIIAGISALLSSLCYTEFSVQIPVAGGAFSYLRVTFGEFVGYFAGANILMEYVLSNAAVARSFTDYLCHAVGENDPNSWRVEVDGLFKGYNMLDFPAVALVLLLTLCLCHGTKESSILNLIMTIFHVVFFGFIIIAGFCNGSVQNLVKPGGLAPFGVKGIVDGAATVYFSYIGYDSVSTLAEEIQNPSKSLPLGIVGSVLIVSLLYSLMALSLCLMVPYNKILKDASFSMAFRNIGWAWASNVVGAGASLGIVASLLVAMLGQARYLCVIGRARLVPTWLAKVHPSTGTPLNATLFLGLCTASIALFTELNIVLEMISISTLLVFYLVANALIYRRYVMISNNPPSHTLLFLFLLSFCAICFSLSLKIQQQLWGLPLFGGLMLIVTAFFHYSMSRVSHPTGWSVPFMPWPAAISIFLNVFLMTTLKLLSYQRFAMWTCLITLFYVLYGVHSTYEAEEMKGGVEEVPNPSVQQSKLDIQML, from the exons ATGGAAAGCAAagcaaaccaaaccaaaactAACATGGCAACCAATGTTGATCAATCTCCAATAGCCACCAACATTTTCTTTACAAAATATCTGCAATCTCTCACTCAAACTCCTCACAGGCTTAGAAAGAGAATGCTTGCAACATGGACACCAGACCAAGAGCTTAACCGAGTGAGGTTAAGGTCTGGAGCAGACATGAAAAGGAAACTCATGTGGTATGATTTGGTAGCTCTTGGTGTTGGTGGCATGCTTGGTGTTGGTGTCTTTGTCACCACTGGGCCTGTTGCCCTTCAAATCTCTGGCCCTTCAGTCTTCATATCATACATCATTGCCGGCATATCAGCTCTTCTTTCCTCTTTATGCTACACTGAATTTTCAGTACAGATTCCCGTCGCCGGAGGCGCCTTCAGTTACCTAAGAGTCACTTTTG GAGAGTTTGTGGGGTATTTTGCTGGGGCTAACATACTGATGGAGTATGTATTATCAAACGCTGCCGTTGCAAGAAGTTTCACTGACTACTTGTGCCATGCTGTTGGTGAAAATGATCCAAACTCATGGAGAGTAGAAGTAGATGGCCTTTTTAAGGGTTACAATATGTTGGATTTTCCGGCCGTCGCGCTTGTTCTGCTTCTCACTCTTTGTCTATGTCACGG CACAAAGGAAAGCTCAATACTGAACCTAATAATGACAATCTTTCATGTGGTTTTCTTTGGGTTCATCATAATTGCTGGTTTCTGCAATGGGAGTGTACAAAACTTGGTAAAGCCAGGAGGGCTAGCTCCTTTTGGTGTTAAAGGCATTGTTGATGGAGCAGCTACTGTGTATTTCAGCTATATCGGCTATGACTCAGTTTCAACCTTGGCAGAAGAGATCCAAAATCCTTCCAAGAGCTTGCCTTTGGGCATCGTTGGTTCTGTTCTCATTGTCTCCTTGCTATATTCCCTCATGGCCTTGTCTTTGTGTCTCATGGTACCATACAATAAG ATACTGAAAGACGCATCATTTTCAATGGCTTTCCGAAACATCGGTTGGGCGTGGGCGAGCAACGTTGTTGGAGCTGGAGCAAGCTTGGGAATTGTTGCTTCACTCTTGGTTGCCATGTTAGGCCAAGCTAGGTATCTTTGTGTCATTGGAAGGGCCAGGCTTGTACCAACCTGGCTAGCCAAGGTGCATCCTTCAACCGGAACTCCATTGAACGCAACTCTCTTCTTGG GGCTATGCACAGCATCAATTGCACTCTTCACTGAACTCAACATAGTGCTTGAAATGATCTCCATCAGCACACTCTTGGTGTTCTATTTAGTTGCCAATGCTCTCATCTACCGTCGATACGTGATGATCAGCAACAACCCTCCTTCACACACTCTCTTGTTCCTCTTCCTTCTCTCATTTTGTGCTATTTGCTTCTCTCTATCATTGAAAATTCAGCAACAACTTTGGGGCTTGCCGCTATTCGGTGGGTTAATGCTCATTGTCACGGCCTTCTTCCATTACTCTATGTCTCGTGTAAGCCACCCAACTGGATGGTCAGTGCCATTCATGCCATGGCCGGCAGCTATATCAATTTTCCTAAACGTCTTTCTTATGACAACACTAAAGCTACTCTCCTACCAAAGATTTGCTATGTGGACATGTTTGATAACTTTGTTTTATGTGCTCTATGGTGTTCACTCAACTTATGAAGCTGAAGAAATGAAGGGGGGTGTTGAAGAAGTGCCAAATCCATCAGTCCAACAAAGTAAGCTAGATATCCAAATgctttaa